The Amycolatopsis jiangsuensis nucleotide sequence GGCCGAGTTCGTGGACGTCAGCTGCAGCGGCGCGACCACTGCCGACCTCAGCTCCGCGCAGTCCACGCGGAGCGGCACAAACCCGCCGCAGCTCGACGCCGTCACGTCCGCCACCACGCTGGTCACCCTGGGCATCGGCGGCAACGACGTGGGCTTCATCGCGCTGGCGCCCAGCTGCGTGACCTCGCACGCGAAGAGCGCACCCTGCCACGACCGGCTGACCGCGGGCGGCCACGACCAGCTCGCCGACCGGATCGCCACGACGGCGAACCGGGTCGGCGTGGTGCTCGACAAGATCCACTCCAGGGCCCCGAAAGCACAGGTGATCGTGGTCGGCTACCCCACCGTGCTCCCGGACGGCGAAGGCTGCTGGCCGACGCTGCCGATCGGCTCCGGGGACGTGGCCTACCTGCGCGACGAGCTGGCCGGGCTCAACGACGCGCTGGCCGCGCAGGCCAAGGCGCACGATTCCGGGTTCGCCGACACCGCCGGTGTGAGCAAGGGCCACGACGTGTGCACCGACTCGAGCGTCCGCTGGGTCGAGGGTCTCGTACCGACCTCACCCGCCGCCGCCCTGCACCCGAACGCACGCGGCGCGGAGGGGATGGCGGACGTGGTGGAGTCCCTGGTCGGTTCCTGACCGAAGTCAGGGACGGACGAGCGCCTGTGGTTTGCCCAGTACCGTCCTGCCCTCGAACTTGACCACCAGGTCGACGCGGGCCAGTCCGTCGTCGGTGAGGGCGCCGACCTTGCCGGTGACCTCGACCAGCGCGCCCTCGTCGTGGTCCGGGACGACGACGGGGCGGGTGAAGCGGGCGCTGAAGTCGACCAGCCGGGCCGGGTCGCCGAGCCAGTCGGTGACGATGCGTCCGGACAGCGCCATGGTGAGCATGCCGTGCGCGATCACGTCCGGCAGGCCGACGCCGGTGGCGAACCGCTCGTTCCAGTGGATGGGGTTGAAGTCGAGCGAGGCACCGGCGTAGCGGACGAGCTGGTCGCGGGTGAGCCGCACCTGCAGCGGGGGCAGTTCGTCACCGACGTTCACGCGTCCTCCCCTCGCACCACGAGCTGCGCCCGGGTGGTGCACACGAGCTCGCCACCGGAATCGGTGATCTCCGCGTGCAGGTTGATGAAGTCGTTGCCCGCGCGGGCCATGATGCCCTCGATCCGGGCAGAGATCTCCAGCACGTCGCCGGCGTGCACCGGCCGCTCGTAGCGGAATCCCTGGTCGCCATGGACCATCCGGGAGTAGTCGAGCCCGAGCGCCGGATCGGACACGATGCTGTTGATCTTCGGCAGGTTCAGCAGGGTGAGGAAGGTGGGCGGCGCGAGCACGTCGGGGTGGCCCGCCGCGCGCGCGGCGGCGGGATCGTGGAAGAGCGGGTTGGGGTCGCCGATCGCGTCGGCGAACTCACGGATCTTCTCCCGGCTCACGTGGTACTTCTCGACCGGCGGATAGCTCCGCCCGGTGAAAGTCTGGTCCAAAGGCACGCAAGGAGGCTAACCGACCACGGTCCCCTGCCGGACGCGTACCGCGAACAGCGAGAAGCCGCCCCGGCACGTGGCCGGGACGGCTCCTCGGAAGCGATGACAGGTGTGCGTCAGCGGGTCTCTTTGTGAGTCCGGTGCGTACCGCAGTTCGGGCAGAACTTCTTCATCTCCAGGCGATCCGGGTTGTTGCGCCGGTTCTTCTTGGTGATGTAGTTGCGGTGCTTGCACTCCTCGCACGCCAGCGTGATCTTGGGTCGCACGTCGGTGGCAGCCACAGCGTTTCCTTCTCTCTCAGATCCGGGGGCCAGCCCCGTGGGTACCGCGTAGCGGTGGCCGGACTTGAACCGGCGACACAGCGATTATGAGCCGCTTGCTCTGCCAACTGAGCTACACCGCCCTGCGTGACATCCCCACCCGCGCAACCCCACCCAGCCGCACCCGGCTTGGGGGTCCAGGGGGCTTGCCCCCTGGCGGGGGTCTGGGGGTTCGACCCCCAGATGGACGCCGCGAAGCGAGCCAGGCCCGTGATTTCCACGGGCAAGGCTCGCCGACTCGCGAGCCCCTTTACGGAATCGAACCGTAGACCTTCTCCTTACCATGGAGACGCTCTGCCGACTGAGCTAAAGGGGCCTGCCTCTTGCGAGGACTTGGAAAGGTTAGCAAGGGGCTTCACCCGTCGGTGCAACCGGGGTCGGGTTACCGCGAAACCTCAGGTCAGCAGGGTCAGCACGGTCTCCGAATGCCGTCCCGGCGAGCGGGCCGTGCGGGCCTGCAGCCAGGCCTCCAGCCGGTCCTCCGGCAACGGGCGCGAGATCAGGTACCCCTGGGCCACGTCACAGCCCATCGCCTCCAGCTGGTCGCGCGCGACGTCCTCTTCGACGCCTTCGGCGACCACCGTGAGGCCCAGCGAGTGGCCGAGTTCGACGATCGAGCGCACCACCGCGAGGTCGCCGAGGTCGGTGCCCATGCCGAGGACGAAGCTCTTGTCGATCTTCACCTGGTCCACCGGCAGCTGGCGCAGGTAGGCCAGCGACGAGTAGCCGGTGCCGAAGTCGTCCACGGCCAGTTCGATGCCCAGCGAATGCAGCTCACGCAGGATCGGCAGCGCCTTCTGCGGGTCCGACATCACCCCGGACTCGGTCAGCTCGAAGGTGAGCAGTTCCGGGGGCACGCCGAAGCGTTCCAGCTCGCGCTGCACCTTCGCCGGGAAGTCCTCGTCGCCCAGGTTGCGCACGGACAGGTTCACCGCGGCGGAGATGCGCAGGCCCTCGTCGAGCCACTTGCGCACCCGCCGGAGGGATTCCTCCAGCACGAAGGACGTCAGCACGCCGATCAGGCCGGCCGCCTCGATCGCCGGCACGAACTCGTCCGGGCCGAGCCTGCCGAACTCCGGGTGCACCCAGCGCACCAGCGCCTCCACACCCGCCACCTGCCGGTTCGGCAGGGTGATCTTGGGCTGGTAGTGCACCGACACGTGCCCGTCTTCGAGCGACTGCCGGAACTGCGTGACCATCTGGAACCGGCGCAGGAAGATCTGCCCCATGCTCGGCACGTAGCCGCGCACCTCGTCACCGCCACGGGTGGCGCGCACGGCGACGTCGGCTCGTTGCAGCATGCCGTCCACGTCCACCTCGCCCGCCTCACCGGAGGAGCTTGCGTAGCCGATCATCGCGTTGGCCTCGACGGAAAGCCGGTCCACCGGGTACGGCGCGGACAGCTGCACCCGCAGCCGCTCGGCGACCAGGTGCGCGTTGTCGTTCGTGCAGTCCACCAGCAACGCGACGAAGGAGGCGCCCTCGAGCCGGGCGAGCGGCACGTCCGGGCCGAGCGCGTCGCGGATGCGGCGGCCGGCCGCGATCACCATCCGGTCCGCCCACGAGTAGCCGAGGGCGTCGCTGACCGTGGAGAACACGTCGAGGTCGATGCGCAGCACCACGACTTCGGCGGACTCGCGCAGCGGGTCCTTGGCGACCTGCTGGAAGCCGGGCCGGTTGAGGTGACCGGTGAGCGGGTCGTGGTAGGCGTCGTGCCGGAGCGTCGCGAGCAGCCGCCGGTTGTCCAGTGACGTCGCGAGGTGGCTGGCCATCGTGCCGAGCAGCTGCACGTCGTACTTGCCGAAACCGCGCCAGCGCGAGAGCCGGTCGTGCGCCTCGGCGATGCCGAGCAGCTGGTTGGCACTGCGCAACGGCACCACGAGTGCTTCCTGCGCGCCACGGTCGAGCAGTGCGGCGCGGACGTCGGGGTTCGCCTCGGTGATCCGGAAGTGCCGGACGTGCGCGCCGGGAAGGCGCAGCAGCGGATCGTCGGCGTTCGGATCGATCGCGGGCAGGTCGTCGCCCGCGACGACGACGCGCATCGGGTCGTCCGCCTCCAGCCGCAGCCGCAGTACGACGCGTCCCGCGGCCAGCTGGTCCTTGATCCGCTCCGCGATCGTGGCCCACTCCCGCACGTCGACGCCGCCGACGAGGTCCTCACCGCGGCTGGCCGGGCGGGCCGCGGCCTGCTGCCCGGACCGCGCGACCATCAGGCTCACGTCCGAAAGCGCTTCCATGTCCCGCTGTTCCCGCAGCAGGTCGGAGTAGGCCCAGTACAGCGCGGTCAGGCCGAGGAACACGGCCAGTACCAGCGGCCAGGCCTGCGGGGTGTTCGAGATGACGAGGTAGCCGGACAGGCCGACCGAGGCGTTCACGAAGCCCACGACGAGGATGCGGCCGGTGAGCCGGATCGCCGTGCTGACCCGCATCCGGCGGCGCAGCACGCGGACCGCGGCCAGCGCCAGCAGCGTGCTCACCAGCGGCGCGGTGAGCGTGCCGGCCAGCGCCGCGACCCACGGCATGGAGCTTCCGCCCACCGCGTGGGTGACGAGGCCGGCCACCGCGAACGCGCCGGTGATCTCGAGCAGGAACGCGCCCGCGTTGTAGAGGACCCGGCCGGCGACCTTGCGGGCCAGCAGCGTGCCGATGCCGGCCACCAGGTGCGCGGCCAGCACGACCTCGAACGGCGCCACGAAGAAACCGATTACCAGCGGAATTTCGGTGAACGAGATGGTCCAGGAAATCCCGCTGCGCACGTCGACGTTGATGCCGAGCTGTTCGGCGAGCAGGAAGGCCAGCGCCAGCACCGGGCCGATCCACCAGAGCTTGGCCGAACCGTCGAAGGGCAGCCAGGTGCCGACCGCGAACGCGGCGACGATGCCCAGCGTCAGCACGACGAACGTGTAGACGCGGAAGCGGCTCTCGTCGGTGCGGGAATCGGTCAACGCCCCGGCCGCGGCGCCCCCCTTGCCCTTGGCCCCGGATGCGGCACCGGCATGGGCGTTGCTGTCCGGCATCCGACCTTCCTTCCCGGCATCCCGGTCGCGCTCGTCAGTGACGTCAGGTGTGGGCGAGAGCCGCACCTTACCCCGTAGGGTGTACCTGCGTCCCTTTCGAGACAGTAGGAGATCACCACACGGTTAACAATGGGCACTCGCTGCTGACCAGCGTGGACCAAGGAGTGAAACTGCCCGTTCGGGCTGGATCCGGCGGCCTGGGGTGTGTTCTGGGGTCCGGACCGCCCGGCGCGGATCACAGCGGATCACAATGGAGGCATGCACAACGACGTGACAGCCACCGGCCATGCGGCGCGCATCGCCACGGTGGACGCCTTGCTTCCCGCGCCACCCCCGTTCTCCGTGCACGGGGAAAACGCCCTGCTCACCGCGGAGGTCGGCGACACCACCGCGGCCGGTCTCGCCAGCCGGACCGAACTGGGCAGCGACGATCCGCAGTCGGTCTGGCGGGCGCTGACCGAGCACCGGCTCGAGGTGCAGCTCGCCGGACCCGATCCGGCGGCGGGCCTGGACGCCCTCCTCACCCGATGGGATGAACACCTGCGACCCCTCGCCCAGGTGGGGGATAACGAGTGCGCCGCGGTGCTGTCGAGGCCGAGCCGTGACACCGCCGGAGCCACCGAACTGCTGCGTCACGGCTTCGCCCCGGTCAGCGTCATCGCGGTCCGCCCCGCCGCCCGGATGGCCGCGCCGGGACCGGCCACCACCCCGGGCGTCTGCATCCGGCACGCGACGCCGCACGACCTCGGCACCGCGGTGAAGCTGATGCTGGAGCTGCAGCGCTACGACGCGCAGTTCGGCAAGGTCACCGTGCGCCCGGGCATCGAGGAGCTGCTGGAGAAGGAGCTGCTGCGCCAGCTCGAGCGCCCCGAACCCCAGCTGTGGATCGCCGAGCTGTACGGACAGCCGCTGGGCATCGCGCTGTTGCAGATGCCGGACGAGACGGGCTGGATCAGCCACCGCGTGGCCGCGTCCCGGATCGGCTACCTGTCGTCGCTCGCGGTGTCGGAGGCGGCTCGGTCCTCCGGTGTCGGTTCGGCGCTGGCCGCGCACGCGCACCAGGTGTTCGACGAGGCCGGTGCGGATGTCGTGCTCCTGCACAGCGCCGTGGCCAACCCGCGGTCCACGCCGTTCTGGTACGCGCAGGGCTACCGGCCACTGTGGACCGGATGGCAGCGGCGGCCCGCGGCGCGCTGAGCTGCCCTTGAGCGGGACGGCTCCGGCACGGGGTAACTTGGCTGCGACCGAGGGGAGTCGTCGTGACCGATCAGCCGGATTCCGCACCGAGAGCGCCCGAGGGTGTCGACACCGAGAAGCCGTCCGCGGCCCGCGTGTACGACTGGTTCCTCGGCGGTAAGCAGAACTGGGCCGTGGACCGGGAGTTCGGCAAACGGATCGAGCAGCAGTGGCCGCTCGTGCGGCCCGGTTCGAAACAGAACCGCGAGTTCATGAACCGCGTCGTGCGGGCCGCGCTGGACGAGGGCATCCGGCAGTTCGTCGACCTCGGCTCCGGCGTGCCCACGGCGGGCAACGTGCACGAGGTGATCGAGGCCGAGCTCGACGAGGACGACGAGGCGACCGTGGTCTACGTCGACTACGAGCCGGTGGCGGTCGCGCACGCGACGCTGATCCTCGAGGACGAGGCGGCCACCGACTGGGCCGGCATCGTGCAGGCCGACGTGCGGGACGCGAAGGCGGTGCTGCGGCACCCGCGCACCCTCGAGCTGATCGACTTCGACCAGCCGGTCTGCCTGATGATGATGGCGGTGCTGCACTTCGTCGGCCCGGACGACGGACCGGACGAACTGGTCGCCGCCTACCGCGACGCGCTCGCACCGGGCAGCTGGCTGGCCATCTCGCAGATGACCGAAGGCGAGGGCAGCGGGCCGGCGCTCGAAGGCCTGCGCTGGTTCGTCGAGCAGTACCGCAAGACCAGCAACCCGGTGTGGCTGCGGGAGCGCGACGAGGTCGTCCCGTTCTTCGGCGGCTGGCCGCTGCTCGAACCCGGCATCCAGCACCTGCCGGACTGGCGTCCGGAGCGCACACTGAACGCGGTCGAAGCGGAAGCCACGCCGTTCGCCTGGTGCGGGGTCGCACGCAAGCCCTAGCAACGAGGGGTGATCGCTGCGGGCGAACACTCCCTGGGAAACAAACCCGCCCTTCGGAGAGTTGAGCAAGTCAGACTCAACTATCCGAGGAGTGCACATGTCCGACACCCGCCTCCTGCCCGTGCTCCCGCTCGATGACGACGTCGTGCTGCCGGGCATGGTGGTCCCGCTCGACCTCAGCGACGGCGAGACCCGGGCCGCAGTGGAGTCCGCACAGGCCCGGACGCCCGCCGCGGCTTCGCTGCCCGGCATCCGTTCCGGCGCGGCGACCAAGGCCGAGGTCCTGATCGTGCCGCGCGTCCACGGCGAGTACGCCGAGTTCGGCACCGTGGCCACGGTCGAACGCGTCGGCCGGGTTCCCGGCGGCACGGCCGCGGTCCTGCTGCGCGGCACCGGCCGTGCCGTGGTGGGTCGGATCGCCGACGGTCCGGGCGCCGCCCGTTGGGTGCACGCCGACGACGTGGCGGAGACCACCGACGACCGTTCCGCGCAGCTCGCCACGGAGTACAAGGGCGTGGTCATCTCGGTGCTCCAGCAGCGCGGTGGCTGGCAGATGATCGACGCCGTCCAGCAGATCGAGGAGCCGTCCGCGGTCGCCGACCTGTCCGGCAACGCGCCGTACCTGAAGACCGAGCAGAAGCTGGAGCTGCTGAACACGCTCGACGTGAGCGCCCGGCTGGAGAAGGCCCTGGAGTGGAGCCGGGAGTACCTGGCCGAGCTGGAGGTCACCGACACCATCCGCAAGGACGTCCAGGAGGGCATGGACAAGCAGCAGAAGGAGTTCCTGCTGCGCCGCCAGCTCGAGGCGATCCGCAAGGAGCTCGGCGAGCTCGACGGCACCGCGGAGGACGACGACTACCGCGCCCGCGTGGAGGCGGCCGAGCTG carries:
- a CDS encoding SGNH/GDSL hydrolase family protein; this encodes MAAKKSGGCGLLVLVVVAGLLGVGYYKSKHGSSTAPPSGADTGGGSGRYVALGDSYTSAPHIGKRAGTPAGCDRSDTNYPHLVSAKVRPAEFVDVSCSGATTADLSSAQSTRSGTNPPQLDAVTSATTLVTLGIGGNDVGFIALAPSCVTSHAKSAPCHDRLTAGGHDQLADRIATTANRVGVVLDKIHSRAPKAQVIVVGYPTVLPDGEGCWPTLPIGSGDVAYLRDELAGLNDALAAQAKAHDSGFADTAGVSKGHDVCTDSSVRWVEGLVPTSPAAALHPNARGAEGMADVVESLVGS
- a CDS encoding MaoC family dehydratase, giving the protein MNVGDELPPLQVRLTRDQLVRYAGASLDFNPIHWNERFATGVGLPDVIAHGMLTMALSGRIVTDWLGDPARLVDFSARFTRPVVVPDHDEGALVEVTGKVGALTDDGLARVDLVVKFEGRTVLGKPQALVRP
- a CDS encoding MaoC family dehydratase N-terminal domain-containing protein; this encodes MPLDQTFTGRSYPPVEKYHVSREKIREFADAIGDPNPLFHDPAAARAAGHPDVLAPPTFLTLLNLPKINSIVSDPALGLDYSRMVHGDQGFRYERPVHAGDVLEISARIEGIMARAGNDFINLHAEITDSGGELVCTTRAQLVVRGEDA
- the rpmG gene encoding 50S ribosomal protein L33 gives rise to the protein MAATDVRPKITLACEECKHRNYITKKNRRNNPDRLEMKKFCPNCGTHRTHKETR
- a CDS encoding putative bifunctional diguanylate cyclase/phosphodiesterase, which codes for MPDSNAHAGAASGAKGKGGAAAGALTDSRTDESRFRVYTFVVLTLGIVAAFAVGTWLPFDGSAKLWWIGPVLALAFLLAEQLGINVDVRSGISWTISFTEIPLVIGFFVAPFEVVLAAHLVAGIGTLLARKVAGRVLYNAGAFLLEITGAFAVAGLVTHAVGGSSMPWVAALAGTLTAPLVSTLLALAAVRVLRRRMRVSTAIRLTGRILVVGFVNASVGLSGYLVISNTPQAWPLVLAVFLGLTALYWAYSDLLREQRDMEALSDVSLMVARSGQQAAARPASRGEDLVGGVDVREWATIAERIKDQLAAGRVVLRLRLEADDPMRVVVAGDDLPAIDPNADDPLLRLPGAHVRHFRITEANPDVRAALLDRGAQEALVVPLRSANQLLGIAEAHDRLSRWRGFGKYDVQLLGTMASHLATSLDNRRLLATLRHDAYHDPLTGHLNRPGFQQVAKDPLRESAEVVVLRIDLDVFSTVSDALGYSWADRMVIAAGRRIRDALGPDVPLARLEGASFVALLVDCTNDNAHLVAERLRVQLSAPYPVDRLSVEANAMIGYASSSGEAGEVDVDGMLQRADVAVRATRGGDEVRGYVPSMGQIFLRRFQMVTQFRQSLEDGHVSVHYQPKITLPNRQVAGVEALVRWVHPEFGRLGPDEFVPAIEAAGLIGVLTSFVLEESLRRVRKWLDEGLRISAAVNLSVRNLGDEDFPAKVQRELERFGVPPELLTFELTESGVMSDPQKALPILRELHSLGIELAVDDFGTGYSSLAYLRQLPVDQVKIDKSFVLGMGTDLGDLAVVRSIVELGHSLGLTVVAEGVEEDVARDQLEAMGCDVAQGYLISRPLPEDRLEAWLQARTARSPGRHSETVLTLLT
- a CDS encoding GNAT family N-acetyltransferase, translating into MHNDVTATGHAARIATVDALLPAPPPFSVHGENALLTAEVGDTTAAGLASRTELGSDDPQSVWRALTEHRLEVQLAGPDPAAGLDALLTRWDEHLRPLAQVGDNECAAVLSRPSRDTAGATELLRHGFAPVSVIAVRPAARMAAPGPATTPGVCIRHATPHDLGTAVKLMLELQRYDAQFGKVTVRPGIEELLEKELLRQLERPEPQLWIAELYGQPLGIALLQMPDETGWISHRVAASRIGYLSSLAVSEAARSSGVGSALAAHAHQVFDEAGADVVLLHSAVANPRSTPFWYAQGYRPLWTGWQRRPAAR
- a CDS encoding SAM-dependent methyltransferase, producing the protein MTDQPDSAPRAPEGVDTEKPSAARVYDWFLGGKQNWAVDREFGKRIEQQWPLVRPGSKQNREFMNRVVRAALDEGIRQFVDLGSGVPTAGNVHEVIEAELDEDDEATVVYVDYEPVAVAHATLILEDEAATDWAGIVQADVRDAKAVLRHPRTLELIDFDQPVCLMMMAVLHFVGPDDGPDELVAAYRDALAPGSWLAISQMTEGEGSGPALEGLRWFVEQYRKTSNPVWLRERDEVVPFFGGWPLLEPGIQHLPDWRPERTLNAVEAEATPFAWCGVARKP